From the genome of Athalia rosae chromosome 3, iyAthRosa1.1, whole genome shotgun sequence:
TCCACTTCTTGTTTCTGGGCAGAAGGTGGGTATAACTTAAGCTTTGTCCGTTCCCAGCGGATACACGCTGGTGGGGATCCTGGGGCTGGTCGAGCTGGTTTCTTCGCTCCACCAAACCACGTCGATCCTCCGAGCGGCCAGGACGTGTCATAAAATCGCCCTCTGCAAGATTaaattcacctttttttttatacagttTGTCGTAATTTTGCTGATGCGTAAGGACAGATTGatctggaataaaaatttcacaacagCCAGCACGATGATAAACACGACGATTTTCAAATCGGCGTTCATTCTACTACTGGTGCAGTTGTCGCGCGCGATGCCTGCAGACATTTCTTCCGCAGAAGAAAAACCCGAAGGAATCGATGGTCCGCTCGTTCATTCTCCGAAACCCACGCCAACGAATACCGGCGATCATTACGATCAGAGgcaaaacggaacgaaaaatttccgcatCCACGTAGACGGTGTCTTACTCGTCGTCGCACCGGCCGAAGCTCTTCTTCTAGCTGGAGATCTCGATCCTTCGTCGTTCATCGGTAATTTTGGTAATGAGGGAGATGGCGAATCTTCGAAACCAGGTATTCTCACTCCACCTGCTGTAGATGCACCAAACAAACCATGGTCTACCGAAGAAACGCAGAAACCggcaaaacaaaaatcgagacacaGGTTTGTTATACATGTTGACATAAAACGTTGCAATGTTAGTTccataagaaaagaaattctgtAATAACTTTTCTATTCCGTTGTCtgtttttaattctttcaCATCGGTTTCCAGTCACAAATTATGGCTGAGCAGTTTGTTCGGACCACTTCTACGGAGCGTCGTACCaaaaggaggggaaaaattgcGTTGATCAAGAAAATCCACCGTCGGGAGTtctgaaattatatttataataataaacatacCCCACTGTAATCGTATTATAAATGTTCATGTCCACGATAACGATGACAATATAATAAAATGGTGTCAAATTAAATC
Proteins encoded in this window:
- the LOC105685373 gene encoding uncharacterized protein LOC105685373 — encoded protein: MRKDRLIWNKNFTTASTMINTTIFKSAFILLLVQLSRAMPADISSAEEKPEGIDGPLVHSPKPTPTNTGDHYDQRQNGTKNFRIHVDGVLLVVAPAEALLLAGDLDPSSFIGNFGNEGDGESSKPGILTPPAVDAPNKPWSTEETQKPAKQKSRHSHKLWLSSLFGPLLRSVVPKGGEKLR